One segment of Ficedula albicollis isolate OC2 chromosome 2, FicAlb1.5, whole genome shotgun sequence DNA contains the following:
- the IMPA1 gene encoding inositol monophosphatase 1, with the protein MADPWQECMDYAVGLARKAGEIIRGALKEEISVMTKSSPVDLVTETDQKVENFIISLIKEKYPSHSFIGEESVAAGEGSVLTDNPTWIIDPIDGTTNFVHRFPFVAVSIGFVVNKKIEFGIVYSCVEDKMYTARKGKGAFCNGQKLQVSGQEDITKSLLVTELGSNRDPEAIKIILSNMERLLSIPIHGIRAVGTAAVNMCLVATGGADAYYEMGIHCWDMAGAGIIITEAGGVLLDVTGGPFDLMSRRIIAASSRAIGERIAKALQVIPLRRDDATN; encoded by the exons ATGGCAGATCCCTGGCAAGAATGTATGGATTATGCAGTTGGTTTAGCAAGGAAAGCTGGGGAG ATAATCCGTGGAGCACTCAAAGAAGAAATATCTGTTATGACTAAAAGTTCACCTGTAGATCTAGTGACAGAAACTGAtcaaaaagtagaaaatttcattatttctttgatAAAAGAAAAGTATCCTTCTCACAG CTTTATCGGAGAAGAATCTGTTGCAGCTGGCGAGGGCAGTGTTCTGACAGATAACCCCACATGGATTATAGACCCTATTGATGGAACTACCAACTTTGTACACAG gTTTCCATTTGTGGCAGTTTCAATTGGCTTTGTTGTAAACAAAAAG ATAGAGTTTGGAATTGTGTATAGTTGTGTAGAAGACAAGATGTATACtgccagaaaaggaaaaggtgcaTTTTGCAATGGTCAGAAACTTCAAGTATCGGGCCAAGAAG acaTTACAAAATCCCTTTTAGTAACAGAATTGGGGTCAAATCGTGATCCAGAggctataaaaataattctttctaaTATGGAAAGACTTCTCAGTATTCCTATTCATGG GATTAGAGCTGTTGGTACAGCAGCTGTGAACATGTGCCTTGTGGCAACAGGTGGAGCTGATGCCTATTATGAAATGGGGATTCACTGCTGGGATATGGCAGGAGCTGGAATCATCATTACTGAAGCTGGTGGGGTACTGCTGGATGTAACAG GTGGACCATTTGATTTGATGTCTCGAAGAATAATTGCAGCAAGTAGTCGAGCTATTGGAGAGAGAATAGCCAAAGCACTTCAAGTAATTCCTCTAAGAAGAGATGATGCAACCAACTGA
- the ZFAND1 gene encoding AN1-type zinc finger protein 1, translated as ELELGQHCGVPDCRQLDFLPFVCDGCSGIFCLQHRSRDAHGCSEVNIRNSSVKPDQHRSYPCSYKDCNGKELLPVLCPYCEKHFCLRHRHQSDHECEKLDTPKPRMAATQQLVQHIIDSKKSDEVKSKKRKGAKNSETAAKVALMKLKMHACGDKSLPQTERIYFQVFLPKGSKEKSKPMFFCSKWSIGKVVDFAASLASLKNDNNKSTSQKLRLCHPASGEALPFEHTLETWLSDKDCSLYNGGNIILEYLDNDVLCIEDTESYFS; from the exons gagctggagctggggcagcactgcGGGGTGCCCGACTGCCGCCAGCTCG attttcttccctttgtaTGTGACGGCTGTTCAGGTATCTTTTG CCTTCAGCACAGGAGCCGGGATGCTCATGGGTGTTCTGAG GTGAATATAAGAAACAGTTCTGTGAAACCTGATCAGCATAGGTCTTACCCATGCTCATACAAGGACTGCAATGGAAAGGAGCTTTTGCCAGTGTTATGCCCTTActgtgaaaaacatttttgtctcAG GCATCGTCATCAATCAGACCATGAATGTGAGAAGCTGGACACACCAAAACCCCGAATGGCTGCCACCCAGCAGCTCGTTCAACATATTATAG ATTCTAAAAAAAGTGATgaagtgaaaagcaaaaaacGTAAAGGAGCAAAAAACAGTGAGACAGCAGCAAAAGTGGCattaatgaaactgaaaatgcatGCATGTGGGGACAAGTCCCTGCCTCAG ACAGAAAGAATTtactttcaagtatttttaCCAAAAGggagcaaagagaaaagcaaacctATGTTCTTTTGCAGTAAATGGAGTATTGGCAAAGTAGTAGATTTTGCAGCTTCCTTAGCAAGCCTTAAAAATGACAACAACAAATCAACATCCCAG aaactgAGATTATGCCATCCTGCCTCTGGAGAAGCCTTGCCATTTGAGCACACACTGGAAACATGGCTATCTGATAAAGACTGTTCACTGTACAATGGAGGGAATATAATTCTGGAGTATCTTGATAATGATGTTCTATGTATAGAAGATACAGAATCCTACTTTAGTTAG
- the CHMP4C gene encoding charged multivesicular body protein 4c, with product MTREKCRGKHKLGSRPLSAGPGRGFFKGGGSAAAKGRGGPSPQEALARLRETEEMLSKKQEYLETRIERELAIARQHGTKNKRAALQALKRKKRYEKQLTQIDGTLSTIEFQREALENSHTNTEVLKNMGYAAQAMKKVHENMDLNKIDDLMQDITEQQDVAQEISDAISNRAGFGDEFDEDELMAELEELEQEELNKGMRDVRLPSVPSTSLPSRPASTRKRAEDEDEMKKLAAWAS from the exons ATGACACGGGAAAAATGTAGGGGGAAGCACAAACTCGGCAGCCGCCCCCTCAGCGCCGGCCCGGGCCGg gggtttttcaAGGGGGGCGGCTCGGCCGCCGCCAAGGGCCGCGGGGGTCCCTCGCCGCAGGAGGCGCTGGCCCGGCTGCGGGAGACGGAGGAGATGCTCAGCAAGAAGCAGGAGTACCTGGAGACGCGGATCGAGCGGGAGCTGGCCATAGCCCGGCAGCACGGCACCAAGAACAAGCGAG CTGCCTTACAagcactgaagagaaaaaagagataTGAGAAACAGTTGACTCAAATTGATGGGACACTTTCGACCATTGAGTTCCAGAGAGAGGCATTGGAAAATTCCCACACCAACACAGAAGTGCTCAAGAATATGGGTTATGCTGCACAAGCTATGAAAAAAGTACATGAAAATAT GGATTTGAACAAAATCGATGATTTGATGCAAGATATCACTGAACAGCAAGATGTTGCCCAGGAAATTTCAGATGCTATCTCGAACCGAGCAGGCTTTGGTGATGAGTTTGATGAG GATGAGTTGATGGCAGAATTAGAAGAACTGGAGCAAGAAGAACTGAACAAGGGAATGAGAGATGTCAGGTTGCCAAGTGTTCCGTCCACATCGCTGCCTTCCCGCCCTG CATCGAccaggaaaagagcagaggaTGAAGATGAAATGAAGAAACTGGCTGCCTGGGCTTCATAG